In a genomic window of Helianthus annuus cultivar XRQ/B chromosome 10, HanXRQr2.0-SUNRISE, whole genome shotgun sequence:
- the LOC110882742 gene encoding uncharacterized protein LOC110882742, with product MSLNIRGVVGPEKSTWVKRLKKDFKFWILALQETHQVGISEEFWRKFWDRSSLSAVSVDAVGRSGGLAFLWDPDLFKVDKVLKGQRFIVVSGFMCGVEDRINFLNIYAPNDTGERTRFWGILEDIRSQLDGMCLMAGDFNEVRCPEDRLNSAFDKNAAANFNDSILRMGLLEYEMTGGKFTYVSSNEEIKMSKLDRILVCQKVLSCWPYA from the coding sequence ATGTCTTTAAACATTCGGGGGGTTGTCGGCCCGGAGAAATCTACCTGGGTCAAGCGGTTAAAGAAAGATTTTAAGTTCTGGATTCTGGCTCTGCAAGAAACCCATCAAGTTGGTATTTCGGAGGAATTCTGGAGAAAATTCTGGGATCGGTCTTCCTTGTCGGCTGTGTCAGTGGATGCCGTTGGTAGATCTGGTGGCCTGGCTTTTTTATGGGATCCGGATCTTTTCAAGGTGGATAAGGTTCTGAAAGGCCAAAGGTTCATTGTCGTTTCGGGGTTTATGTGTGGTGTGGAGGATAGAATCAACTTTTTGAATATCTATGCTCCAAATGATACCGGGGAGAGAACCCGGTTCTGGGGAATTTTGGAAGATATTAGATCCCAGCTCGATGGTATGTGTCTTATGGCCGGTGATTTTAATGAGGTCCGCTGCCCAGAAGACAGACTTAATTCTGCTTTTGATAAGAACGCGGCGGCTAACTTCAATGATTCTATCCTTCGAATGGGTCTGCTAGAGTACGAGATGACTGGGGGTAAGTTCACTTATGTTTCCAGCAATGAGGAGATAAAGATGAGCAAGCTAGACAGAATTCTGGTGTGTCAGAAAGTGCTGAGTTGCTGGCCCTATGCTTAG